The following coding sequences lie in one Cyanobacterium sp. Dongsha4 genomic window:
- a CDS encoding TerD family protein — translation MTISLKKGERISLAKVAPSLVAGFIGLGWDVNVTDTGGDFDLDVSVFLLGDNDKLVSDKHFIFYNNLVSPDSDQSVKLLGDNRTGEGEGDDEGLIVDLRKVPVDVSKIVVTVTIYEADKRKQNFGQVTNAYIRLVDVQTKEEVLRYDLTEDFSVETAVIMAELYRKDGEWRLNAVGSGFQGGLQALLDRYN, via the coding sequence ATGACTATTTCACTAAAAAAAGGCGAAAGAATTTCCTTAGCTAAAGTTGCCCCTAGCCTAGTTGCAGGATTTATCGGTTTAGGTTGGGATGTCAATGTTACAGATACTGGCGGTGATTTTGATTTAGATGTATCTGTTTTTCTATTAGGAGACAATGACAAATTAGTTTCCGATAAACACTTCATTTTTTACAATAACCTAGTTAGTCCCGATTCTGATCAATCTGTTAAACTTTTAGGAGATAACCGCACTGGTGAAGGAGAGGGAGACGACGAAGGTTTAATTGTTGATTTGCGTAAAGTCCCTGTAGATGTATCTAAAATAGTGGTAACGGTGACAATTTACGAAGCTGACAAGAGAAAACAAAATTTTGGTCAAGTTACTAATGCTTATATCCGTCTAGTGGATGTACAAACGAAAGAAGAAGTTTTGCGCTACGATTTGACAGAAGACTTCTCAGTGGAAACTGCGGTAATTATGGCAGAATTGTACAGAAAAGACGGAGAATGGCGACTTAATGCTGTTGGCTCTGGTTTTCAAGGGGGATTACAAGCCCTTTTAGACAGATACAATTAA
- the lpxD gene encoding UDP-3-O-(3-hydroxymyristoyl)glucosamine N-acyltransferase produces MKFSDLIHQLSPQHHSFDSHPHLNPELTNIAPIDQADVNSLSYIEGDKFANMIAITKASALILPLDSALQTQATEKGIAWLASPYPRLTFAQGIDIFYKPYKPSAQIHSTAVIADDVQLGKNVSIGAHVVIEKGCKIGDDVCIFPNVVVYPDVTIGDRTLLHANCTIEERTHIGKDCVIHSGAVIGGEGFGFVPTQEGWYKMQQSGYVILEDGVEIGCNSTIDRPAVGVTKIGKNTKLDNLVHVGHNGDIGENCAFAAQVGLAGGVKIGNRVILAGQVGVANQVQIEDGAIASAQTGIHHNVKAGETVSGSPAVSNKLYLKVSAIYKKLPEIYKNVKELQKKLN; encoded by the coding sequence ATGAAATTTAGTGATCTTATTCATCAATTATCCCCTCAACATCATAGTTTTGACTCTCATCCCCATCTTAATCCTGAGTTAACAAATATCGCTCCCATCGATCAAGCGGACGTAAATAGTCTCAGTTACATTGAAGGTGATAAGTTTGCGAATATGATAGCCATTACGAAGGCTTCTGCTCTTATTCTACCACTAGATTCTGCACTACAAACTCAAGCTACAGAAAAAGGAATTGCTTGGTTAGCGTCTCCTTATCCTCGTCTTACTTTTGCCCAAGGGATTGATATATTTTATAAACCTTATAAGCCTTCTGCTCAAATTCATTCTACGGCGGTAATTGCTGATGATGTGCAGTTAGGGAAAAATGTCTCTATTGGTGCCCATGTAGTCATCGAAAAAGGGTGTAAAATTGGTGATGATGTATGTATCTTTCCGAATGTAGTTGTTTATCCTGATGTTACTATAGGCGATCGCACCTTACTTCATGCTAATTGTACCATTGAAGAGAGAACCCACATCGGGAAAGACTGTGTTATCCATAGTGGTGCGGTAATTGGTGGAGAAGGATTTGGTTTTGTGCCTACTCAAGAAGGGTGGTACAAAATGCAACAATCTGGCTATGTCATCCTTGAAGATGGAGTGGAAATTGGTTGTAATAGTACAATAGATCGTCCTGCGGTAGGTGTTACGAAAATTGGTAAGAATACAAAATTAGATAATCTTGTCCACGTCGGACACAATGGGGATATAGGAGAAAATTGTGCTTTTGCCGCTCAAGTAGGTTTGGCAGGAGGCGTGAAAATTGGTAATCGGGTTATTTTGGCTGGCCAAGTTGGTGTTGCCAATCAAGTACAAATAGAAGACGGTGCGATCGCATCCGCTCAAACAGGAATACATCATAATGTTAAAGCAGGAGAAACAGTTTCAGGCTCACCAGCAGTAAGCAATAAATTATACTTAAAAGTTTCAGCTATTTATAAAAAATTGCCTGAAATTTATAAAAATGTCAAAGAATTGCAGAAAAAACTTAATTGA